One Kineococcus aurantiacus genomic window carries:
- a CDS encoding GTP cyclohydrolase II RibA, translated as MTQTPVATVRTAVDVPLRFGDGYRTTARVHTFDGLVDGKEHLALALGNWQEGTPLVRPHSECLTGDVFGSERCDCGPQLREAVERIATAGGVLLYLRQEGRGIGLYAKLDAYALQDSGLDTYEANLALGRGEDERDYTAAAQMLGALGVGGINLLSNNPDKAEQLQAHGIRVERRVPTGVHLSAANARYLRAKRDHTSHTLDLAG; from the coding sequence GTGACCCAGACCCCCGTCGCGACCGTCCGCACCGCCGTCGACGTCCCCCTGCGCTTCGGCGACGGGTACCGCACGACGGCCCGCGTCCACACCTTCGACGGGCTCGTCGACGGCAAGGAGCACCTGGCCCTGGCCCTGGGCAACTGGCAGGAGGGCACCCCCCTCGTGCGCCCCCACAGCGAGTGCCTCACCGGTGACGTGTTCGGCTCCGAGCGCTGCGACTGCGGCCCGCAGCTGCGCGAGGCCGTCGAGCGCATCGCCACCGCCGGCGGGGTCCTGCTGTACCTGCGCCAGGAGGGCCGCGGCATCGGCCTGTACGCCAAGCTCGACGCCTACGCCCTGCAGGACAGCGGGCTGGACACCTACGAGGCCAACCTCGCCCTCGGCCGGGGCGAGGACGAGCGCGACTACACCGCGGCCGCCCAGATGCTCGGCGCCCTCGGCGTCGGCGGGATCAACCTGCTGAGCAACAACCCCGACAAGGCCGAGCAGCTGCAGGCGCACGGCATCCGCGTCGAGCGCCGCGTCCCCACGGGCGTGCACCTGTCCGCCGCGAACGCCCGCTACCTGCGCGCCAAGCGCGACCACACCTCGCACACGCTCGACCTCGCCGGCTGA
- a CDS encoding MarR family winged helix-turn-helix transcriptional regulator: MDPQWLDADEQATWRRLAAVLSALPAALDAQLQRDSGLTHFEYAVLSTLSEAPDRTLRMSCLAGLANGSLSRLSHVAGRLERRGWLLRRPDPEDGRWTLATLTDAGWEQLVTAAPGHVGAVRRVVFDALTPEQVRQLGEIGERLLRSVEAERFS; this comes from the coding sequence ATGGACCCCCAGTGGCTCGACGCCGACGAGCAGGCCACCTGGCGACGGCTCGCCGCGGTGCTCTCGGCCCTGCCCGCCGCCCTCGACGCCCAGCTCCAGCGCGACTCCGGGCTGACCCACTTCGAGTACGCCGTGCTGTCCACGCTGTCCGAGGCCCCGGACCGGACGCTGCGCATGAGCTGCCTCGCCGGCCTGGCCAACGGCTCGCTGTCCCGCCTCTCCCACGTCGCCGGGCGGCTGGAGCGCAGGGGCTGGCTCCTGCGCCGCCCCGACCCCGAGGACGGGCGCTGGACCCTGGCCACGCTCACCGACGCCGGCTGGGAGCAGCTCGTCACCGCCGCCCCGGGGCACGTGGGGGCCGTGCGGCGCGTGGTGTTCGACGCCCTGACCCCCGAGCAGGTCCGCCAGCTCGGGGAGATCGGCGAGCGCCTCCTGCGATCGGTGGAAGCCGAGCGGTTCTCCTAG
- a CDS encoding endonuclease/exonuclease/phosphatase family protein — protein sequence MGAPTGRALKTISYNLHEGRATLELDQLAQLHDVDALCLQECDTLRLPETVGPLVLAGATQRNRLGLALYYRPDRLHVHGHELRPLRRSMHDRFLAPAHERLLAVRFEDLHDDGALLTLASIHTAPLSATNAMRRHQITEALGAIRAAAHGSAALVVGDFNYPWFASSLARRLAEQGFEVSHSDLPTYVRKRFRGHFDFAISEGMHIERVKTLQQAGSDHLPVLVEARVKAPVPA from the coding sequence GTGGGAGCACCGACCGGTCGCGCGCTGAAGACGATCAGCTACAACCTCCACGAGGGCCGCGCGACGCTGGAGCTGGACCAGCTCGCGCAACTGCACGACGTCGACGCCCTGTGCCTGCAGGAGTGCGACACCCTGCGGCTGCCCGAGACCGTCGGCCCGCTGGTCCTGGCGGGCGCGACGCAGCGCAACCGCCTCGGTCTGGCCCTCTACTACCGCCCCGACCGGCTGCACGTGCACGGCCACGAGCTGCGCCCGCTGCGCCGGTCCATGCACGACCGGTTCCTCGCCCCCGCCCACGAGCGGCTGCTCGCCGTGCGCTTCGAGGACCTGCACGACGACGGCGCCCTGCTGACGCTCGCCTCCATCCACACCGCCCCGCTGTCGGCGACCAACGCCATGCGCCGCCACCAGATCACCGAGGCCCTCGGCGCGATCCGCGCCGCTGCGCACGGGTCGGCGGCCCTCGTCGTCGGGGACTTCAACTACCCGTGGTTCGCCAGCTCCCTGGCCCGGCGGCTGGCCGAGCAGGGCTTCGAGGTCTCCCACAGCGACCTGCCCACCTACGTGCGCAAGCGGTTCCGCGGGCACTTCGACTTCGCCATCTCCGAGGGCATGCACATCGAGCGGGTCAAGACGCTTCAGCAGGCCGGCTCGGACCACCTGCCCGTCCTCGTCGAGGCCCGGGTCAAGGCGCCCGTCCCGGCCTGA
- a CDS encoding saccharopine dehydrogenase NADP-binding domain-containing protein: protein MADVLVLGGTGRTGRGVADALARDGLQVVLVGRDGNRLREAAGGHGHRTLVAAGVREVADTVRAVRPAVVVNTVGPFTATAGPVVDACLAAGSDYVDLANDLAAVSRLLARHAEAERAGRTLVTGAGFGVAATEGVVVRLCRDGARTGRRAERVRVDMVPSLALQAGRLGDALAGTLVEGLPGVPGGRRFQGRRFAGGRLVAAPVGGAPRALVTPDGDRVVTASMPLGELLAAHRASGAPFVEAASSEVPTGALARIALPPAANLLAVGPLRRFAARRLAAVEFRARSAPRVSSWGHAHVRWQDGTSAEGWSRLPEAQAATVAVCAETTRRLARGEGRPGARTPVASFGPELITSVGGEFVDGPSRPDARVDVGGGRGRR from the coding sequence GTGGCTGACGTGCTCGTGCTCGGAGGGACCGGACGGACCGGGCGGGGGGTCGCCGACGCGCTCGCGCGGGACGGCCTGCAGGTCGTCCTGGTCGGTCGCGACGGGAACCGGTTGCGGGAGGCGGCCGGCGGCCACGGCCACCGCACCCTGGTGGCCGCGGGGGTGCGGGAGGTGGCCGACACGGTCCGCGCGGTCCGTCCCGCCGTCGTGGTCAACACCGTCGGCCCCTTCACGGCGACGGCCGGACCGGTGGTCGACGCCTGCCTGGCGGCCGGCAGCGACTACGTCGACCTCGCCAACGACCTGGCCGCCGTGTCGCGGCTCCTGGCCCGCCACGCCGAGGCGGAGCGGGCGGGGCGGACCCTCGTGACCGGTGCCGGGTTCGGCGTGGCGGCCACCGAGGGCGTCGTGGTCCGGCTGTGCCGCGACGGCGCGCGCACCGGACGGCGGGCCGAGCGCGTCCGCGTCGACATGGTCCCCTCCCTCGCCCTGCAGGCGGGCCGGCTGGGGGACGCGCTGGCGGGCACCCTCGTGGAGGGCCTGCCGGGCGTTCCCGGCGGCCGGCGGTTCCAGGGGCGGCGGTTCGCCGGTGGGCGGCTCGTCGCCGCCCCGGTCGGCGGCGCACCGCGCGCGCTCGTCACCCCCGACGGCGACCGCGTCGTGACCGCCTCGATGCCGCTGGGGGAACTCCTCGCCGCCCACCGGGCCAGCGGTGCCCCGTTCGTGGAGGCGGCCTCCAGCGAGGTGCCCACCGGCGCGCTCGCGCGGATCGCCCTGCCGCCGGCCGCGAACCTGCTCGCCGTCGGGCCGCTGCGCCGGTTCGCGGCGCGTCGCCTCGCCGCCGTCGAGTTCCGGGCGCGGTCCGCCCCCCGGGTCTCCTCCTGGGGTCACGCCCACGTGAGGTGGCAGGACGGCACGAGCGCGGAGGGCTGGTCGCGCCTGCCGGAGGCGCAGGCCGCCACCGTCGCGGTCTGCGCGGAGACCACCCGCCGGCTCGCCCGTGGCGAGGGCCGTCCGGGGGCCCGCACCCCGGTGGCGTCGTTCGGTCCCGAGCTGATCACGAGCGTCGGCGGCGAGTTCGTCGACGGGCCGTCCCGCCCGGACGCCCGCGTCGACGTGGGAGGAGGCCGAGGCCGGCGGTGA
- a CDS encoding DUF3626 domain-containing protein produces MHQHPPPATPAARAVAHVDRHARGGPVDPTWPITVHFHPDRPVRSSRGDAHPRSATVLRALTADGRYRSQFETGTGNGGLTAHPGGDRWSWESRLFAAAYDTEPAAARPVYGSLNHARHPVGGSPRFGSAHLRLRAHVLTRTTFCYPDSAEDPVDVATAAHFDLLRVRRQRPDTATRDLLDDYVEAHVHGGLLLGRDVEALVLDPSHRGTDVEDDAHRFSRRFAVALEWHPGFATTARTVAQHPGYRGADVVAAAARVAAGAPDGTLTPRVVGVAARAGAEDEQVLKRVWHCTARFGWPSGGSPAVVAPPGRGHGPSSTS; encoded by the coding sequence GTGCACCAGCACCCGCCGCCGGCGACGCCCGCCGCGCGGGCCGTCGCGCACGTCGACCGGCACGCCCGTGGTGGCCCGGTCGACCCCACCTGGCCGATCACCGTGCACTTCCACCCCGACAGGCCCGTCCGCAGCTCCCGCGGCGACGCCCACCCCCGCAGCGCGACGGTCCTGCGGGCCCTGACCGCCGACGGGCGCTACCGCTCCCAGTTCGAGACCGGCACCGGCAACGGCGGGCTGACCGCCCACCCCGGCGGGGACCGCTGGTCCTGGGAGTCGCGCCTGTTCGCCGCCGCCTACGACACCGAGCCCGCCGCCGCCCGCCCCGTCTACGGCTCCCTGAACCACGCCCGGCACCCCGTCGGGGGCTCACCCCGCTTCGGTTCAGCGCACCTGCGCCTGCGCGCCCACGTCCTGACCCGCACCACCTTCTGCTACCCCGACAGCGCCGAGGACCCCGTCGACGTCGCCACCGCCGCCCACTTCGACCTCCTGCGGGTCCGGCGGCAGCGACCCGACACCGCCACCCGCGACCTGCTCGACGACTACGTCGAGGCCCACGTCCACGGCGGTCTCCTGCTCGGGCGCGACGTCGAGGCCCTCGTGCTGGATCCCAGCCACCGCGGCACCGACGTCGAGGACGACGCGCACCGGTTCAGCCGGCGCTTCGCCGTGGCCCTGGAGTGGCACCCCGGCTTCGCCACCACCGCGCGGACCGTCGCCCAGCACCCCGGCTACCGCGGCGCGGACGTCGTCGCGGCCGCGGCCCGCGTCGCCGCGGGCGCTCCGGACGGGACGTTGACCCCGCGCGTCGTCGGGGTCGCCGCCCGCGCCGGCGCCGAGGACGAGCAGGTCCTCAAGCGCGTCTGGCACTGCACCGCCCGCTTCGGGTGGCCGTCCGGCGGCTCCCCCGCGGTGGTGGCGCCTCCCGGGCGCGGTCACGGGCCGTCGTCGACGTCCTGA
- a CDS encoding DUF4267 domain-containing protein translates to MTVTTTAALVVAVAGCVSILFIGARFLVAPRVALAGFGVPQDRPRALTSIKGVRDITSGIVPLVVLAAAGQHAFGWVLVAAALTPVGDAVVVTRDGGTLRHAVSVHATTATALVVAGLLLALS, encoded by the coding sequence ATGACCGTCACCACCACCGCCGCCCTGGTCGTCGCCGTCGCCGGCTGCGTCTCCATCCTCTTCATCGGTGCCCGCTTCCTCGTCGCCCCGCGGGTGGCCCTGGCCGGCTTCGGCGTCCCGCAGGACCGCCCGCGGGCCCTGACCAGCATCAAGGGCGTGCGCGACATCACCTCCGGGATCGTGCCCCTGGTCGTCCTCGCCGCGGCCGGGCAGCACGCCTTCGGCTGGGTCCTGGTCGCCGCGGCCCTCACCCCGGTCGGGGACGCGGTCGTCGTCACCCGGGACGGGGGGACCCTGCGCCACGCGGTGAGCGTGCACGCCACCACCGCCACGGCCCTCGTCGTCGCCGGGCTCCTCCTGGCCCTGTCCTGA
- a CDS encoding WHG domain-containing protein produces the protein MSPRPAPDRTARRAQITHLTRQVAEAEGWAAVTMRRLAGELGVTQPVLYSAFTSRQDLVDAVALDGFTALSAALEAAPATPPARMGAYLDFAVAHPRTYEAMFSLPSQLRFGDSTHAPLGRAFTAIREAFPTTGDDGADDVRAEVAWSTLHGLATLQAGGRLPAGRTRARLEAAQRMLTPGTT, from the coding sequence GTGAGCCCCCGACCAGCCCCCGACCGGACCGCGCGACGCGCGCAGATCACCCACCTGACCCGCCAGGTCGCCGAGGCCGAGGGCTGGGCCGCGGTGACCATGCGCCGCCTGGCCGGCGAGCTCGGCGTCACCCAGCCGGTGCTCTACTCCGCCTTCACCAGCCGCCAGGACCTCGTCGACGCCGTCGCCCTGGACGGCTTCACCGCCCTGAGCGCGGCCCTGGAGGCCGCCCCGGCCACGCCACCGGCCCGGATGGGCGCCTACCTCGACTTCGCCGTCGCCCACCCCCGCACCTACGAGGCGATGTTCTCCCTGCCCTCCCAGCTGCGCTTCGGCGACAGCACCCACGCACCGCTCGGCCGCGCCTTCACCGCCATCCGCGAGGCCTTCCCCACCACCGGGGACGACGGAGCCGACGACGTGCGCGCCGAGGTGGCCTGGTCGACCCTGCACGGCCTGGCCACCCTCCAGGCCGGCGGACGCCTGCCCGCCGGACGCACCCGGGCGCGGCTGGAGGCCGCCCAGCGGATGCTCACGCCCGGGACGACCTGA
- a CDS encoding SDR family NAD(P)-dependent oxidoreductase — protein MRLHGSTALVTGSNRGIGHAFATELLRRGAKVYATARRPELVDVPGAEVLRLDITDPASVQAAAEVAGDVDVLINNAASTAGGNLVDGDLRAIREVVDSNFYGTLAMVRAFAPVLARNGGGAVLNVLSAVAWATVEGNTAYAAAKSAQWGLTNGIRLELAAQGTQVTALVPGMTATEPMKAFAAEAGLDLPEGAMNDPADLVALALDGLEAGEVEVLDRYGLGTKKLLSGPPQVFDLAGIAG, from the coding sequence ATGCGACTCCACGGCAGCACTGCACTGGTCACCGGCTCCAACCGCGGCATCGGGCACGCGTTCGCGACCGAGCTCCTGCGCCGCGGCGCCAAGGTCTACGCCACGGCCCGGCGCCCCGAACTCGTCGACGTCCCCGGGGCCGAGGTGCTCCGCCTCGACATCACCGACCCGGCTTCGGTCCAGGCGGCCGCCGAGGTCGCCGGCGACGTCGACGTCCTCATCAACAACGCGGCCTCCACCGCCGGCGGCAACCTCGTGGACGGTGACCTGCGCGCCATCCGCGAGGTCGTCGACTCGAACTTCTACGGGACCCTGGCGATGGTCCGCGCCTTCGCGCCGGTCCTGGCCCGCAACGGCGGCGGCGCCGTCCTGAACGTCCTGTCGGCCGTGGCGTGGGCCACCGTCGAGGGGAACACCGCCTACGCGGCGGCCAAGTCCGCGCAGTGGGGCCTGACCAACGGGATCCGGCTGGAGCTGGCCGCCCAGGGGACCCAGGTCACGGCCCTGGTGCCCGGCATGACGGCCACCGAGCCGATGAAGGCGTTCGCGGCGGAGGCCGGGCTGGACCTGCCCGAGGGCGCGATGAACGACCCCGCCGACCTCGTGGCCCTGGCGCTGGACGGGCTGGAGGCCGGGGAGGTGGAGGTCCTGGACCGGTACGGCCTGGGGACCAAGAAGCTCCTCTCCGGCCCGCCGCAGGTGTTCGACCTCGCCGGGATCGCCGGCTGA
- a CDS encoding cupin domain-containing protein yields the protein MDPLSDVLTVSGVRGALGNRVAAGGTWATAVDDCSGEAVLHAVTAGSAWLTVPGREALHLAAGDVVLVGSGIPHVLGDDPRTPGTACDRAAATRRGRTGEVLTLGSQPPTTHVVTLSYTCDSTALTQVVQSLPDLVHVAAGTGTAGLDATVRMLDQELRDPQIASTAVLNSLIDVVLVQLLRAWLASRPVACRGTWLAMTQDPVVGRALEHLHADPGRPWTTASLATATAVSRATLARRFPAVIGQTPAAYLTSWRMDLAAVRLRQGREPVESIASDVGYSSVPAFTRAFTRAHGRTPGRYRTQARDAGQAWETAPA from the coding sequence GTGGATCCCCTGAGCGACGTCCTGACCGTCTCCGGTGTCCGCGGCGCCCTCGGCAACCGCGTCGCCGCCGGCGGGACCTGGGCGACGGCCGTGGACGACTGCTCGGGCGAAGCCGTGCTGCACGCGGTCACCGCGGGCAGCGCGTGGCTGACCGTGCCCGGTCGCGAGGCGCTGCACCTGGCCGCCGGGGACGTCGTCCTGGTCGGCAGCGGCATCCCGCACGTCCTCGGCGACGACCCCCGCACCCCCGGCACCGCCTGCGACCGCGCGGCGGCGACCCGCCGCGGCCGCACGGGCGAGGTGCTGACGCTGGGGTCGCAGCCGCCCACGACGCACGTCGTCACCCTCTCCTACACCTGCGACAGCACGGCCCTGACGCAGGTGGTGCAGAGCCTGCCCGACCTCGTCCACGTCGCCGCCGGCACGGGGACGGCCGGCCTGGACGCCACCGTGCGGATGCTCGACCAGGAGCTGCGGGACCCGCAGATCGCGTCGACCGCGGTGCTGAACAGCCTCATCGACGTGGTCCTGGTGCAGCTGCTGCGCGCCTGGCTGGCCTCGCGCCCGGTCGCGTGCCGGGGGACCTGGCTGGCGATGACCCAGGACCCGGTGGTGGGCCGGGCCCTGGAGCACCTGCACGCCGACCCCGGACGACCCTGGACCACGGCCTCCCTGGCCACCGCGACCGCGGTGTCGCGCGCGACGCTGGCGCGACGGTTCCCGGCGGTCATCGGCCAGACCCCCGCCGCCTACCTGACGTCGTGGCGCATGGACCTGGCCGCGGTGCGGCTTCGGCAGGGCCGGGAACCGGTGGAGTCGATCGCCTCGGACGTCGGGTACTCCTCCGTGCCCGCCTTCACGCGGGCCTTCACCCGCGCCCACGGCCGGACCCCGGGCAGGTACCGCACCCAGGCGCGGGACGCGGGGCAGGCGTGGGAGACGGCCCCCGCCTGA
- a CDS encoding zinc metalloprotease, whose product MTPHVSRARHLARRFAPVAAVVTLTALTASGAVTSTSAEASTAAAAGCAEPGSAARVSEGAAVAEPALYAAKDAKKYGVIKPHPMMTAGSVTVETVFHVVTDQPTTPAEKSRYAALITAQVQVLNDAYAGRTSPDAAASPFRFALERTTYTVNPAWASLARGEGERAMKRALHEGDSETLNVYVGDLGGGLLGYAYFPKGYNNGRDYLDGVVMLDESMPGGTAAPYNEGDTLTHEVGHWMALEHTFAGACSASGDGVADTPREAVPQFGCPVGADTCAAPGLDPVHNFMDYSDDSCMDVFTPGQVKRMNDAWIEFRAGGNG is encoded by the coding sequence ATGACGCCTCACGTCTCCCGTGCCCGGCACCTCGCCCGCAGGTTCGCCCCCGTCGCCGCCGTCGTGACGCTCACCGCCCTGACGGCCTCCGGGGCGGTCACGTCGACGTCGGCCGAGGCCTCGACGGCCGCGGCCGCCGGGTGCGCCGAACCCGGCTCCGCGGCGCGCGTCAGCGAGGGCGCGGCCGTCGCCGAACCCGCGCTCTACGCGGCGAAGGACGCCAAGAAGTACGGCGTCATCAAACCCCACCCGATGATGACCGCGGGGTCGGTGACGGTCGAGACGGTGTTCCACGTCGTGACCGACCAGCCGACGACCCCGGCCGAGAAGTCCCGCTACGCAGCCCTCATCACGGCGCAGGTGCAGGTGCTCAACGACGCCTACGCCGGCAGGACCTCGCCCGACGCGGCCGCGTCCCCGTTCCGCTTCGCGCTCGAGCGCACGACGTACACGGTGAACCCGGCCTGGGCGTCGCTGGCGCGGGGCGAGGGGGAACGGGCGATGAAGCGGGCGCTGCACGAGGGCGACTCGGAGACCCTGAACGTCTACGTCGGTGACCTCGGCGGTGGGCTGCTCGGCTACGCCTACTTCCCCAAGGGGTACAACAACGGCCGCGACTACCTCGACGGGGTCGTGATGCTCGACGAGTCCATGCCGGGCGGAACGGCCGCGCCCTACAACGAGGGCGACACCCTGACCCACGAGGTGGGGCACTGGATGGCCCTGGAGCACACCTTCGCCGGCGCCTGCTCCGCCAGCGGTGACGGTGTCGCCGACACCCCGCGCGAGGCCGTCCCGCAGTTCGGCTGCCCCGTCGGCGCCGACACGTGCGCCGCCCCCGGGCTGGACCCCGTCCACAACTTCATGGACTACTCCGACGACAGCTGCATGGACGTGTTCACCCCGGGCCAGGTCAAGAGGATGAACGACGCCTGGATCGAGTTCCGCGCCGGCGGCAACGGCTGA
- a CDS encoding helix-turn-helix transcriptional regulator, which yields MDIDRTGLAQFLRLRREALQPQDVGLPRGQRRRTSGLRREEVAALAHMSTDYYARLERGRGPQPSVQMVASIAQGLHLGLDERDHLFRLAGHQPPARGALSEHVSPGLLRILDRLEDTPAEIVTELGVTLRQTPMGIALTGDATRWSGPARSLGYRWFTDPGTRQWYAPQDHAFLSRLYASHLREVVTRRGPGSRAAELAELALARSEELRRLWELHEVGVRPTDVKRFVHPAVGPIQLHCQTLLDPQQNHLLLVYTAVPGTEDQEKLELLSVLGAPADA from the coding sequence ATGGACATCGACAGGACCGGCCTGGCGCAGTTCCTGCGCCTGCGGCGTGAGGCCCTGCAACCGCAGGACGTCGGCCTGCCCCGCGGGCAGCGGCGCCGCACCAGCGGGTTGCGGCGTGAGGAGGTCGCCGCCTTGGCCCACATGTCCACCGACTACTACGCCCGGCTCGAGCGCGGGCGCGGGCCGCAGCCGTCGGTGCAGATGGTCGCCTCCATCGCCCAGGGGTTGCACCTGGGCCTGGACGAGCGTGACCACCTGTTCCGGCTGGCTGGGCACCAGCCGCCGGCGCGTGGTGCCCTCAGCGAGCACGTCAGCCCCGGCCTGCTGCGGATCCTGGACCGGTTGGAGGACACCCCGGCCGAGATCGTCACCGAGCTGGGGGTGACCTTGCGCCAGACACCGATGGGCATCGCGCTGACCGGCGACGCCACCCGGTGGAGCGGGCCGGCCCGCAGCCTGGGGTACCGCTGGTTCACCGACCCCGGGACCCGGCAGTGGTACGCGCCGCAGGACCACGCGTTCTTGTCCCGGTTGTACGCCTCGCACCTGCGTGAGGTCGTGACCCGGCGGGGGCCGGGGTCGCGGGCCGCGGAGCTGGCCGAGTTGGCGTTGGCGAGGTCGGAGGAACTGCGCCGGTTGTGGGAGCTGCACGAGGTGGGGGTTCGTCCCACTGACGTCAAGCGGTTCGTGCACCCGGCGGTGGGTCCGATCCAGTTGCACTGCCAGACGTTGCTGGACCCGCAGCAGAACCACCTGCTGCTGGTGTACACCGCGGTGCCCGGGACCGAGGACCAGGAGAAGCTGGAACTCCTCTCCGTCCTCGGTGCGCCCGCCGACGCGTGA
- a CDS encoding SDR family oxidoreductase, producing MSRTPSLSLPDLSGRRALVTGASDGIGFGIARRLAAAGAHVLLPVRNRTKGNAAVARIHAQHPQAHVTLHDLDLSSLRSVAALGDTLRTQGHPIHLLINNAGVMTPPQRQTTTDGFELQLGTNHLGHVALIAHLLPLLRAGRARITSQISVAARSGAVHWNDINWEDSYSGIRAYSSSKIAFGLFGLELDRRSRAEGWGITSNLSHPGVAPTSLLAARPELQRERNTPQIAVIRRLSRAGILVGTVDSAQLPALHAATAPDARGGRLYGPTGPGHLGGGPGEQALYRPLRDQGEAERVWTVSQELAGVSFNTPATA from the coding sequence GTGTCCCGCACCCCCTCGCTATCCCTGCCCGACCTGTCCGGCCGGCGCGCCCTGGTCACCGGCGCCAGCGACGGCATCGGCTTCGGCATCGCCCGCCGACTCGCCGCCGCCGGCGCCCACGTGCTCCTGCCCGTGCGCAACCGCACCAAGGGCAACGCCGCCGTGGCCCGCATCCACGCCCAACACCCCCAGGCCCACGTCACCCTGCACGACCTGGACCTGTCCTCCCTGCGCTCGGTCGCCGCCCTCGGCGACACCCTGCGCACCCAAGGGCACCCCATCCACCTGCTCATCAACAACGCCGGGGTCATGACCCCACCCCAACGCCAGACCACCACCGACGGTTTCGAACTCCAGCTGGGCACCAACCACCTCGGCCACGTCGCCCTCATCGCCCACCTGCTGCCCCTGCTGCGCGCCGGCCGCGCCCGCATCACCTCCCAGATCAGCGTGGCCGCCCGCAGCGGCGCCGTGCACTGGAACGACATCAACTGGGAGGACAGCTACAGCGGCATACGCGCCTACAGCTCCTCCAAGATCGCCTTCGGCCTGTTCGGCCTGGAACTGGACCGCCGCAGCCGCGCCGAGGGCTGGGGCATCACCAGCAACCTGTCCCACCCCGGCGTCGCCCCGACCAGCCTGCTGGCCGCCCGCCCCGAACTGCAGCGCGAACGGAACACCCCCCAGATCGCCGTCATCCGCCGACTTTCCCGCGCGGGCATCCTGGTCGGCACCGTGGATTCCGCTCAGCTGCCGGCCCTGCACGCCGCCACCGCACCGGACGCGCGGGGTGGTCGGCTGTACGGGCCCACCGGCCCCGGGCACCTCGGCGGCGGGCCCGGCGAGCAGGCCCTGTACCGGCCGCTGCGCGACCAGGGCGAGGCCGAGCGGGTGTGGACGGTGTCGCAGGAACTGGCCGGGGTCTCCTTCAACACCCCCGCGACCGCCTGA
- a CDS encoding LysR substrate-binding domain-containing protein: MPTLRALELLVAVLDHGSLTEAARRLHTTPSAISHQLAALERELRTPLLHRLPRGVQATAAGRAVEADARRAVEAAAAVTRVGRAVAAGTAGRVRVACGEVLTAPLVAPVLARWRHEHPDVVVELAEFASADALAAHVEAGDADLGVIPRPRGWTGDVHLVGHEEVVAVVPPGHPLAGATPTGTTTVAGVAAHPVVGLTPGNGLDRWLTGLAADAGTAFDVVVRTRSASTAVHLARAGAGVAVVPVSALGGDGTGVVRFDPPLGRDVVALLPTGGADALAGQFLRDLLARGAPQLP; this comes from the coding sequence GTGCCCACCCTGCGCGCCCTCGAACTCCTCGTCGCGGTCCTCGACCACGGCTCCCTCACCGAGGCCGCCCGGCGGCTGCACACGACGCCGTCGGCGATCTCCCACCAGCTCGCCGCCCTCGAACGGGAACTGCGGACGCCGCTGCTGCACCGGCTCCCGCGGGGCGTGCAGGCGACCGCGGCCGGGCGCGCCGTCGAGGCCGACGCCCGGCGGGCCGTCGAGGCCGCCGCCGCCGTGACCCGCGTGGGCCGGGCGGTGGCGGCCGGGACGGCGGGGCGGGTGCGCGTCGCCTGCGGGGAGGTCCTCACCGCCCCGCTCGTCGCCCCGGTCCTGGCCCGCTGGCGGCACGAGCACCCCGACGTCGTCGTGGAACTGGCCGAGTTCGCCAGCGCCGACGCCCTCGCCGCGCACGTCGAGGCCGGTGACGCCGACCTCGGGGTGATCCCCCGGCCCCGGGGCTGGACCGGCGACGTGCACCTCGTCGGCCACGAGGAGGTCGTCGCGGTCGTCCCCCCGGGCCACCCCCTGGCCGGGGCCACCCCGACCGGGACGACGACCGTGGCCGGCGTCGCGGCCCACCCCGTCGTCGGGCTGACCCCCGGCAACGGCCTGGACCGCTGGCTGACCGGGCTCGCGGCCGACGCCGGGACCGCCTTCGACGTGGTGGTGCGGACCCGCAGCGCCTCGACCGCCGTCCACCTGGCCCGCGCCGGCGCCGGGGTCGCGGTCGTGCCGGTCAGCGCCCTGGGCGGTGACGGCACGGGCGTCGTGCGGTTCGACCCTCCCCTGGGGCGCGACGTCGTCGCGCTGCTGCCCACCGGCGGGGCCGACGCCCTCGCCGGGCAGTTCCTGCGCGACCTGCTGGCGCGGGGCGCGCCGCAGCTGCCGTGA